Part of the Limihaloglobus sulfuriphilus genome is shown below.
ACGTTTAAAAGAACCTGAAAAGCGGTTTACTCCGGCAAAGCCCGCCAGCCTGCCGGTGTTTGGGTCAAACTGAATATAAACACTGTCTCCGTCTGGAATTGCATTTTTTGACCCTGCCAGGTGTTTGATTTCCCATCGCGAATTGTCGAACGGATCCGACAACACCGCAAGATGGTAATCCACCGGCTCATCCGACCCCTGGTATGACATTCTGAGCTTGCCCTCGGCGAACTCTATTGTATATAATAAGATTCTCGGATCATCTTCGCCGGGAACCTGCATTGCGAATGAGAGCATCCGCCCGTTTATCATCCACTTTACGCCATGCATATTGGAAACGTTTATCAGAACGAGATTTAAGTCCGGCGCAAGGTAAAAACCATCGTATCCGCCATCGTCCGTGAAACGTATCCATGCGCGGCCGCTGATATCATCCCACGTCACGTCGCCGCTTTTGCGTACCGGCTCTATCGGGATAACTGTCTTAGAGCTGCTCTGCTCCAATGTTTTATCGCTCTGCATCGCCTCTTCACAGCCGCCTACAAAAAGAAACGCCGGCAGAATGAGAATACATATAATAATATGTTTCATTGTTAAACCTCTACGTTTATACAAATTAGAATTTAGAAATCAATAACCGCTCTATTATACATTATCAGCAAATTATTTCACCAAATCTTTAAAAAATCTTTATTTTCGACCGACATAGTGTACATTATATGTGTACACTTAACAGAAAGGATACACTTATGAAAGCCTCAATTTTAGACATGAGAAAACACATGAGCAAGGTGCTTGCCGCTCTGGACAATAATGAAACAGTAAAGCTGACCTATAGAGGAAAAGAAAAGGCCAAAATAATCCCCACAACTACACGCCGGACAACAGACCTGACAAGCAGCGAGGCATTTGGGCTCTGGGCCGACAAATTTGATGACGATGATGTCGAAAAAGTTGTCAGGGAAATCAGAAAGGGACGCCTCGATGCTTTTTGACACAGATATTCTCATATGGTATCTTCGAGGCAGCTCAAAAGCCGCGAAGGTTATTGAGGACACTTCAGAGAGGCAGATATCAACAGTAGTGTACATGGAACTCCTGCAGGGTGCCAGAGACAAAAAAGAAATTAAAATAATCCGGGCATTTCTTAAAGACGCGGGTTTTGAAATACTTCCTCTAACAGAAAATATCGGACACAGAGCCAGTGTTTACATGGAAGAATACTGCTTAAAATCAGGTATGTGCATGGCC
Proteins encoded:
- a CDS encoding META domain-containing protein, producing MKHIIICILILPAFLFVGGCEEAMQSDKTLEQSSSKTVIPIEPVRKSGDVTWDDISGRAWIRFTDDGGYDGFYLAPDLNLVLINVSNMHGVKWMINGRMLSFAMQVPGEDDPRILLYTIEFAEGKLRMSYQGSDEPVDYHLAVLSDPFDNSRWEIKHLAGSKNAIPDGDSVYIQFDPNTGRLAGFAGVNRFSGSFKRLGGGYIELGNLAATRMAGPGLAFEQDFLAAVQSSDLALAIGDTLHLYGKGRLKAVFQKLYEDASPPATE
- a CDS encoding type II toxin-antitoxin system prevent-host-death family antitoxin; the protein is MKASILDMRKHMSKVLAALDNNETVKLTYRGKEKAKIIPTTTRRTTDLTSSEAFGLWADKFDDDDVEKVVREIRKGRLDAF
- a CDS encoding type II toxin-antitoxin system VapC family toxin, encoding MLFDTDILIWYLRGSSKAAKVIEDTSERQISTVVYMELLQGARDKKEIKIIRAFLKDAGFEILPLTENIGHRASVYMEEYCLKSGMCMADALLASTAVENQLAIITANRKHYKAITELELKVFRP